GTTTCCTGCGAGTGCAGGATGTTGACACGTACCCACCAATCGTTGTCCTCCTGTCCCAGGACCACCAGCACCTGTCCCTCAGAGAAGCTCAGCTCATCGTGATGGTCGGCCTGGCAGTCGTAGAGCGCCTCAACCCGACGACTCGTTGTACCCCGAGGCTGAGGGACATTGACAAATAATACTGCAGATGCTCCTactgatagtaataataataacatatttatAACTATCAGAAAATGGTtctgaagaaagaaaatgtttctgcCAAAGCAAGTGTAAGTGGTGGCTGCAGAGATTCATAAAGTTGTCTCTAAGGTGTTGCTGCATGGTTGCTAAGGTAGTAGAAGGGGGTTACTAAGGAGTTACTGGAGTGTTGCTATGGTAtgtggtgtgtttggtgtggtTTTAATGTTCGAAGTGTTTGCTAAGGAGTTAGAGGATTTTGAAGATCTCACCAATGATCTGCGAGGAAGCGGCTGGGGGGCGGGGCCTCTGCGATCATTCTCAAAGCTCTGAGAGCGCTGACTGGAGGGAGACCCGTTGGGCGGAGCTTTACTGACAGGGTGCAGGATGTGGGAGGAGCTACCGTCACTATCTGCCCTCCGAAAAGctcaaagacagacaaacagaaaagttAATATACATATTCTAGTGTCAATGTTTTGTTACGGATTATGCTAATAAAACAAAGATAATCATCTGTTTCATTCTCTCATTTTTTATCAGGCCAAAAATAGGTCACAGTTACTATTTACAGTGTCATAGACTCTGTTATAAacttaaatatgaaaatatttcaacttAAGCATGGTTTTCTGCCATAATGTACCATTTTAAAAGTAACACCATTTGAGCTACGTCTAGAAAAAAAGTACTTATTCAGCCTACTGCACCCTTTAAAACTGGACAGAGAGGATTTTAATAATGGGGCGAATAACAAGACATGGAGTGATGGAGGTGGTGGATTTAATGATTTCAATGTGAAAAAGGTAAAGAggttaatacattttaatatataattgTTATTTCTACATTATATATCCAAAGTGACCTCTTAAaattgtttttatctgttttttattgtttttatctgcCTGctataatgtacatgtaaaatCTGCAACTTCTCCCAGCGGAGAAGCTTTAATCTTAAAATTTGGGGCATTTTTGTTCAAAAAATGAACGAAAAAAGGTACTAGATTAAAAACTAGAATTTACAGTGTAACTTTATGGGCCTGCTGCTGTTCGTCCTCTACTGTTAAAAGCTCCTGAGCCCACACAGTGAGCTACCACTTAAATCTAATTACTCATTATCGATTCATCAGACTCCAGACAGATAAAACAGACTGAGAGGAGGAAGCCGGATGTTTTCTGGACAGGAAGTACCTCTCTCTGGTCGCTCAGTCACGGAGCTGAGAGGAGACGCCGgactggaggagagacagagacagagacagacggggAGAAGGAGACAGGTTTATTATCTGAGGTGTTGTTCAGCTTCAGTCCACCAGAGGtcagtactgtactgtactgtacttaagtacaattttgaagtacttgtactttacttgagtacttAGGTTTTAAGCTACTTTATACAGGGAAACATTGTACTTTAAGATGttacataaaaacatatgaCCAGGTCATAACCACACAACAGCACATATATGAAAGAGCattaagatgcacctttatgcataattaataataacaaaGTACAGTGATTTGCAATGTtcttgtgtagcacctttctagtattttcaaccactcaaagctctttaaCGCTACAATTCACATTTACCCAGTTACACACCATTCGCACAGCCTGATGGGAGGTTGACAATCCTGCCATCAAGGAGGAAAttactcattcactcacactcagGGCAATTTGGGGCCCAGTGTCTTTGACATACTGACTGAAGGAGTCGGGGATTGAATTGCAATCTTCTGACTGGTGGATGATCCGTTACAGATACCACCGATATAACACCACATGCATATCTGCTGTCTTTGAgtacttttgttttaaaaagtgaagtacattttgctgataatacttagTATTACTTACTTAttctgaatgcaggacttttacttgtgatggactatttatttatttatttatcatggTGCTACTTTTAATATTTCTTCTGCCACGGAATAAATACAATTCAGAAATAATGAACACGTTTTGTTCATCTTTCGTTATAACCACATCTAAACTTCTTCAGGTGATTGATCAGAGTGAAAACCATCACAGTACTCCTCACTTTCTATACATCCAGTGTGATCACCACCACGGTGTTGTATTGACCAGGTCAGCACTTCCAATTGATCTGTTAATggacacacactgctgtggttTGTTGGTTGTGAGTTTTTTAATAGTAtgagttttgtttgtctgattaATTCCACTAATGCTGCTGGAAAGATTGTTTTCATTAAGTGTGGTTGTAAGCACCAACAGTGCTGTCTATAGAAAAGGGAAGTCCAGACTGTATGGCGCTTATGCCGCTGTGACATCATTCCAAAACGGATCCAATCAGAAGCcttgtttattgtgtttattgtattaAATATTGTCATAGTGTAAATTCAGTGTTATTGTGTCTTagatactcacacacacttcttaaAGGAGGAGTCTGGGCCGCTGTAGATCCTAGGACTGGTCGGCAACCCataatctacacacacacacccagttaATAACACTTTATCACTGTGACAGAATAATTGCAGTGTGTCTCTCAGATGTTACCGTGCTTGCTGGACTCGGAGCAGCTCCTCTTGTTTCGGACGGCgatgggagggggaggggtcgactttctgtttcctgtcagggGGAAGAAGAcctcaccctcttcctcttcttcctctccacctcGCTCCcctccagcaggaggaggaggaggaggaggaacattGGGAGCTGAGAgatgacagacagcagagacggaagattgatttttgttttcaaaactgggtctttttttcagattttgtcCACATTTTAATGAGAGGCCTCCCTGAATTAGTAAAATGTCCTTAATTTCGGGTGATTTCTTCTGGTTGGATGATTTTAAACAAGACTAACAGTCCACAGCTatgctagcggctctgtgaggctttaCTCAAGCACAGAGGTGCTtccagctaaatgctaacacttGCTAATTAGTAACCACAAATGGCAGTTGAAACTGCTGGTAATGTCATCAGTTTTTGTAGGTATTTCGGTCATGGCGATTGACCTTTATTTGTTCATGCTGTCAGTTATTTCAGCCattatttgagtgtttttagtTGGGCATTTAACAGCTAGTATATCCagcaaaaactgaatgaaagGAGGAAAGGTGTGCTGTTTTCCAGTCGGACAGCAGATGACACGCCTGGAAACAtttaacaatgaaaacacagagactGAGTTCACCTTTGACCCTGGGGGGCAGCGGAGGTGcaggggaggatggaggaggaggaggggggctggaGGCTGAGCCGGCCGGCCGACTGTGGAGCTCCATGGCCATGGCGAGCCTCCTCCCCACACTGAGCAGACCTCCTCCGGCTGCTCCAGAGGAGGACGGGGTGACGGAGGAGGACGACTGACTGAAACTGAAGGGAcgggaggagaaagagaaggaggaggtgaaggaggaggatgaggaagaggagcgctCCTTCTTCACTGGACCATTCTGAAACAGAAGAGGAGACGTGAAGTGAGTTCATGGACCTTTTACTTCACTACGTATTATTACTGTATTTATAAAATTACGAGCATTATTGGTGCATGGAATGGTTTTGAACTAAACTACAATTTGgcaaatatataaaacaatcaAGTCTTCATGCACATAGACACTGTTATCCTCCAAagaagtcaaaataaaatatattgggATGAATAACACCCACTTCAACACAGTTCCTCCAACAATCAAGAACAATGACTGAACAATGATCAGTATTGGCtgggcaagaaaaaaaaaggcagaagaaaagacaagaaaacagcCCAAAGAAAAAGCAACGTAAAAAACTGCAGTCTCCACCTGAAAGAAAGTGTCAGCCTATTGTTTTTTGATCTCGAAAAAATAAGGAATATATCAGATAAATCAGCAGGCTGtatgttgccatggttaccttGTCGTCAAagtcatcatcactgtcatAGAGATCGTCATGACGAAGCCTCCACTCGTACTCCACATGGACGTGATGGTCAAACTGGTTGGACTGGGCCTTCTgcatctgcacaaacacacacggttACAGTGATGGTAACATCGATGGTCAGGTGTGGCAAAGTGTGGCTACGATGGGAGAGATGACCTCACCAGCGCCTCACATTGGCCGTACTTCAACCTGCGGCTCACGTCCAGAGGGGTCTCCCCTAACTCgttctctgctcacacacaagcagtTGAAATGTTACCAAGATGTTCTCTGTCTCCATAAACATCAACAGGAAAAGTTAATGTACTTCTGCATTTGTGAGGACCAGCTGAGAATGAGTCAGCTTTCTAAAAATGTcctaattttcaaaacaaaagtaaaagtatttttagGAAGaaagatgatgtttttgctgttttgctgaGGATTAGGGTTCAGGTAAAGGATAATGGGTGGGGGTGGTGAACATCAGCATGGGTCCTCTCAAGTAGTATACAAacgtatgtgtgggtgtgtatgagtatgtgtgtgtatatgtattactgatgtgtgtgttggcccGGGCTCTCAGGAGCAGCCTCACACAGTCGCTCTTGTTGTGCAGACAACTGTAGTGTAGAGCCGTATTTCCTGATAACGTCTGCGCGTCCACATTGGTGCtaacgaaaaaaaaaacacatgtaagtTAACACACAGGtgtacacattaacacacacacacataatcactcgttaacattttcaaagcatTTGACCGACCAGTTCTGAGCTAAGAAGTCCAGGATGTGCAGCGACGTTCTGTCAGCCAGTAGGGCGGCTAGATGGAGTGCCGTCTCCCCTTTCTCCTGTTGGCATGGAAACACActgcttagtgtgtgtgtgtgttcatgcgaGTTTAATCGATTGTTtggtggtgtgtttctgtgtgcaccTGTACATGTGTATACCTGTCAATGTATATATGtttgtacatgtatgtgtatatgtgtgtgtaccatacagacacacacacacacgtccacaaACGTGCCTGTACCTCTATGTacctgtatgtatgtataactGTACGTGTGTGCACCTGTATGTACTTGTGTGTAGCTACGTGTGTGTACCTGTATGTGTGCGTGAAGCGGCTGGCTCAGCTCCGTCCTCTGAGCAAACAGCTGGATCAGACTGTAGATGTCGCAGTTCTTGGTTGCCTCCTGCAGGTCGAGTCGCTGCACTGCAGCAGAGTTGTGGCTCCGCCTCACAAAATGAACGTCCTGATACTTGGATAGAATGAAATCTTTACGCTCCcccctgcacacatacacatacacacaaacaaatgtattaaataCAAAAggtataaaatgaaaagaaaaataactacAACAGTAACATACTTCTGTCTGTCTTACATGTGGCTGTGCTGGGAAGGCTTCAGTGACGGACTCAGCAGGTTTGCCTCCAGTATTTCATTAAAACCTGAATTACCAACATTTCTAGCcaactgggagagagagaggagggaattTTATCACTACATGCAACTCTAGTGCATACATCAAATTCAGTTACAAAACAAATCTGTGCTACCAGCAGGTCTGAGGTTCCCAGACTGTCCAGACTCAGAGATTGGATCCTGGAGACGTGCACCCCCATCTCCCGATGTATCCCTGAGCACTCTATACAGGTCAGGATGCCCAGGTTGGTCGAGAGCCATCCAGGATCTATAGAAAGAGAGATTTTAAGTTTGTACTGGAGCTCGTACATCCATGTTTGGCCAAAGGAGGGCAGAGATGAAAGAGCACACAAGATGcactgattaactgattaattaattgatcaATTACCTGGAGCTCCGCAGTCACAACAGTTGCTGTTTCCTGGCATCCGTCTGATGTCATCAGTGATGGCCCGGGTCAGATCCTCCACACTGTTCTCCCcagctcctccccctctcctccccccgtccAGAGCCATGCTCAGAGCCTCCTGCTTACTGTTACTAAGCACCGAGATccagctgaacacaaacacagatacacattaCAACGCTTTATCTTTTAATTCTTATGATAAGCAACATAAATACTGGATTATACCAGTGTCAGATGACAATAAATCAACATGTGATGagaataaagtttatttttaactCACGCCACACACTCAGCTTCATCTTCAGCCAGGAAGTGATAGGTCCGATTATCTGGAAGACAAAATGTCCGTTGTATATTATGCTATTTTATATTAACATGTATAGTTGTGTTATGTGCATTTGTACAGTGATCAATGAAATTTctggattctgattggctggaaggTGTGGATTTACTTTTAGTCACAATATCACAACGTAACAGGACACCTACAGTACGACATACGTGTTTGTTTGCAGTTGTAAATGAATGTGCCACCATTAAACTCTAGTTTGAGGTCTTAAAATTGTACTAAAATATAGTAAATGGAcgtagttaaaaaaaaaaactaaaaaccgAAAAGTGACAATAATTATGAGCAAATGgaaaattgatatttttgatgTGGCAATTTTGTTTTGGCCAAAGTTGATGTAAGATAATACCATGCTAGTTTATACACTGTATGATTATAACATGGGTGGTTATAATCCCCCACAGAGAAACTTATATTATCCCTTATACATGAcacaattatataaaatgtattaatatcaAACTGTTATTGCAAGTATACTTATTTGTTAATATTATATGTTTACTTATGTTCACTCTATGCTTGATCACATTCatcatatatatacagtatatttatagaTGAACATTTCAGATACACTGGATCTGTATGTCACTTTGATTTGGAATATCAGAAAACAGCACAATTGGTTGTGAACATACATTTATGCTCACTGCTCAAGGACAATGCATTTCTGTACATAGGTTTGTAacctttgttttattattggCTATCCGTATGatgattcactgtgtgtgtcttacgAGAGATGAGGTCAAAGCATTTCTTGTCCTCCACACTGGGTTTAACCTGACAGGTGAGCAGGTTGAGTCTAGTAGGAGGTTTATTTGGCTGAGTGAGCGAAGGAGACGAGGAGTTAATCAGTATCAATCACTTAGACAATTAAATCCTTATTTATACAACACATTTCATTCACCTGGCAGTGCAGATTAGAGTGATTTACAGGTGACTAACAAGCTACACAACAAAAAAGTGTAAACAGTACGTTTAAAAAACATGGTAACATTATTTTTCACTATAAAAGGGCATGCCTTGATGTGATTTCAGTTGGATCTTCAGTTGGATgaactgtgcaaacacacacacacacacataagcacacgcacacacacacacacaggtgagctcACAGTGGCATGTGCGATGGTCAGGTAACAGTTGTGAACTGAACATTTCCTCTTCTGCCACATTTTCCTCAAcctgaaatacaaacacacacaggttcagTTCTACCAGTTATACTAATGCCGATCGGTCattgtttaagtgtgtgtgtgttagtgtgtgttttcacccaTCACTCTTCTTGTAGAGGAATCCTGTTCTTTCTGTCCCGTACTGTTTGTCTCCCAGCAGCTGATGCATACTGTACACCTGCTTAGGTAAAGAGTcctacacaaatacacacactaatgttGAACACTCCTGTTGAATAGTATTATCGGGtccatgtcagtgtttgtttctctgacctgtgtctctgtgtggacGACCGGCCTCAGCTGATCTCTGAGAAACACAAgctgcttcttctcctcctcctgactctgcttcacctgcacacacacaacaatttCTGAGCGCTGCTCTTCAAATGTGGCTCAACTAATTCAGATTAGCATGCTGCTGACAGGCTAAAATAATCCTGCTAATGCTCATCCAGCTCATTTGATTCTTTGAATACAGTTTGAAGACTGATTTATTAATCCGGGataattcattattatcattcataTGATCGGCTGGGTGCTGATCATGTGATTGCAGCTGCATGTGGTAGGCTTGTCGAGAACCcacccatgatgcactgggccAATAGATCCATTTTTTTGTGCTACTGCATTATTATGAGTGTCATTTTGTTCTTCATTGTGTTTGATAATATTTCCATGGTTTCCACACTTTAATCACTGTTCAACAGTCAGACATTAACAGTGAATATGACCTGGATAACTCGGCTATCCACATACAATGAGCGTGGGCCCTGGAAATAATCTaccaaaacacaataaaaacagtctGCCAGCGACATCTGCAATGTACTGTACTACTATGTACTACTATTACCGTCGTCAGGACTCCATTCAGCTCCTCCATGTACTGCTTCAACCTCTGAGTGGTGGAAACACACTCCTGCAggaaactacacacacacacgcagatacaGTAAGTACAAACATGTCACTTTACTGCATGTAGGCTTTTTCATGTGTGGGCAGGTGGGTGCTCGTACTTGTTGTGGCTGTGGTAG
This region of Pempheris klunzingeri isolate RE-2024b chromosome 2, fPemKlu1.hap1, whole genome shotgun sequence genomic DNA includes:
- the unm_sa1614 gene encoding arf-GAP with SH3 domain, ANK repeat and PH domain-containing protein 2, which gives rise to MPECVSVSEFLQEVHEDWSSPTTSSFTSKMISCRNTVYLLEEALDSDRLVLQKMKKAAKAKYTSGQDHVSQWEQYIHSMEKLSVNCHSNGETEVGSAFCRLADFSKELLSPMKNLLKSMLHNINFFLESLVKGDLREVKGDLKKPFDRAWRDYESRFKQVEKEKRELARQYGMVRSEVSGGEIAEELEKERRSFQLSMCEYLIKVNEIKTKRGVDLLQNLIKYYHSHNNFLQECVSTTQRLKQYMEELNGVLTTVKQSQEEEKKQLVFLRDQLRPVVHTETQDSLPKQVYSMHQLLGDKQYGTERTGFLYKKSDGLRKMWQKRKCSVHNCYLTIAHATPNKPPTRLNLLTCQVKPSVEDKKCFDLISHNRTYHFLAEDEAECVAWISVLSNSKQEALSMALDGGRRGGGAGENSVEDLTRAITDDIRRMPGNSNCCDCGAPDPGWLSTNLGILTCIECSGIHREMGVHVSRIQSLSLDSLGTSDLLLARNVGNSGFNEILEANLLSPSLKPSQHSHMGERKDFILSKYQDVHFVRRSHNSAAVQRLDLQEATKNCDIYSLIQLFAQRTELSQPLHAHIQEKGETALHLAALLADRTSLHILDFLAQNCTNVDAQTLSGNTALHYSCLHNKSDCVRLLLRARANTHIKNELGETPLDVSRRLKYGQCEALMQKAQSNQFDHHVHVEYEWRLRHDDLYDSDDDFDDKNGPVKKERSSSSSSSFTSSFSFSSRPFSFSQSSSSVTPSSSGAAGGGLLSVGRRLAMAMELHSRPAGSASSPPPPPPSSPAPPLPPRVKAPNVPPPPPPPAGGERGGEEEEEEGEVFFPLTGNRKSTPPPPIAVRNKRSCSESSKHDYGLPTSPRIYSGPDSSFKKCVPASPLSSVTERPERAFRRADSDGSSSHILHPVSKAPPNGSPSSQRSQSFENDRRGPAPQPLPRRSLPRGTTSRRVEALYDCQADHHDELSFSEGQVLVVLGQEDNDWWHGYIEDEPDQKGLFPSSFVQLLSD